In Streptomyces sp. DG2A-72, one genomic interval encodes:
- a CDS encoding metal ABC transporter permease, with protein sequence MEILDYAFMQRALLAAVLVGVTAPAIGIYLVQRRQALMGDGIGHVAMTGVGLGFLLSTSPVWMATAVAVIGAVLMELIRWYGRTRGDVALAMLFYGGMAGGVMLINLAPGGSNANLNSYLFGSLSTVSEDDVTAICLLAAFVVLVTVGLRRQLFAVSQDEEFARVTGLPVRALNLLTAITAAVTVTVAMRVVGLLLVSALMVVPVAAAQQLSRSFALTFAIAVAIGVTVTIGGTVTSYYQDVPPGATIVLLTIAAFIVLTATAAPLARRRARALAAAHPAGDPAECAIPASRERDGKVGV encoded by the coding sequence ATGGAGATCCTCGACTACGCCTTCATGCAGCGGGCCCTGCTCGCCGCCGTCCTGGTCGGCGTCACCGCCCCCGCGATCGGCATCTACCTCGTCCAGCGCCGCCAGGCCCTGATGGGCGACGGCATCGGCCATGTCGCGATGACCGGCGTCGGCCTCGGCTTCCTCCTCTCCACCTCGCCGGTGTGGATGGCGACGGCGGTCGCGGTGATCGGCGCGGTCCTGATGGAGCTGATCCGCTGGTACGGCCGCACTCGCGGCGACGTCGCCCTCGCGATGCTCTTCTACGGCGGTATGGCCGGCGGCGTGATGCTCATCAACCTCGCGCCGGGCGGCTCCAACGCCAACCTGAACTCGTACCTCTTCGGCTCGCTCTCCACGGTCTCCGAGGACGACGTGACGGCGATCTGTCTGCTGGCGGCGTTCGTGGTGCTGGTCACCGTGGGCCTGCGCCGCCAGTTGTTCGCGGTCAGCCAGGACGAGGAGTTCGCGCGGGTCACGGGTCTGCCGGTGCGTGCGCTGAACCTGCTGACGGCGATCACGGCGGCGGTGACGGTGACCGTCGCGATGCGCGTGGTCGGGCTGCTGCTGGTGTCCGCGCTGATGGTGGTGCCGGTCGCCGCGGCGCAGCAGCTCAGCCGTAGCTTCGCGCTCACGTTCGCCATCGCGGTCGCGATCGGGGTGACCGTGACGATCGGCGGGACCGTGACGTCGTACTACCAGGACGTGCCGCCCGGCGCGACCATCGTGCTGCTGACCATCGCCGCGTTCATCGTGCTGACCGCGACGGCGGCTCCGCTGGCCCGGCGCCGCGCGCGGGCCCTCGCCGCCGCCCACCCCGCGGGAGACCCCGCGGAGTGTGCGATTCCGGCCAGCCGGGAACGCGACGGAAAGGTGGGAGTCTGA
- a CDS encoding Fur family transcriptional regulator, protein MTTAGQPVKGRATRQRAAVAAALDEVDEFRSAQDLHDMLKHKGDSVGLTTVYRTLQSLAEAGEVDVLRTSDGESVYRRCSTGEHHHHLVCRVCGKAVEVEGPAVEKWADAIAEEHGYVNVAHTVEIFGTCAECASTSGG, encoded by the coding sequence GTGACGACCGCTGGACAGCCGGTGAAGGGCCGAGCCACCCGGCAGCGTGCCGCCGTGGCGGCGGCGCTCGACGAGGTCGACGAGTTCCGCAGTGCGCAGGACCTGCACGACATGCTGAAGCACAAGGGCGATTCCGTCGGCCTCACCACGGTCTACCGCACCCTGCAGTCCCTCGCCGAGGCCGGTGAGGTCGACGTCCTGCGCACCTCCGACGGCGAGTCCGTCTACCGTCGCTGCTCCACCGGCGAACACCACCACCACCTCGTCTGCCGCGTCTGCGGCAAAGCCGTCGAGGTCGAGGGCCCGGCCGTGGAGAAGTGGGCGGACGCGATCGCCGAGGAGCACGGTTACGTCAACGTGGCGCACACGGTGGAGATCTTCGGCACGTGTGCGGAGTGCGCGAGCACCTCCGGCGGTTGA
- a CDS encoding trypco2 family protein: MSDGLPLSEVLASLRRELAVAHGQRDPLIPLQVKEIEVELTVEVTKQAAADAGISWLVVAKGSKNSASTHSHKLTLTLDPGFVDSHANRGELLVTPSVLIRDDD; this comes from the coding sequence ATGTCTGACGGACTTCCTTTGAGCGAGGTATTGGCGAGCCTTCGCAGGGAACTCGCTGTCGCTCACGGCCAACGTGATCCACTCATACCATTGCAGGTAAAGGAGATCGAGGTTGAGCTCACGGTCGAGGTGACCAAACAAGCCGCGGCCGACGCGGGTATCAGCTGGCTCGTGGTCGCGAAAGGAAGTAAAAATTCCGCGTCAACGCACTCTCATAAATTGACGCTCACTCTGGACCCCGGTTTCGTCGATTCCCACGCGAACCGGGGCGAGCTTCTGGTCACGCCCTCCGTGCTGATCCGGGATGACGACTGA